From a single bacterium genomic region:
- a CDS encoding PHP domain-containing protein, whose translation MPDKLIDLHMHTVYSDGRYTPTATVEYASEKQLSAISITDHDSFDGLPEAAIRAKELGIELINGIELSCTHEESDIHMLAYFVDPLYHPLSDKVKYYQDERLKRGLLIVQKLNEMGIDLRIETVKTMAGSGAVGRVHVADALVKEEYVHTFDEAFNRFLGYHAPAYVPKTFFDPVEAISLVHDAGGIVVMAHPGTARRDDAIPYLAEIGMDGIEVFHSKHSPAQVRHYKAVAEKHKLLISGGSDWHGRNDPRADMGNQKVPYVILSRMRDYLASRKST comes from the coding sequence ATGCCCGACAAGCTGATTGATCTGCATATGCATACCGTCTACTCCGACGGGCGTTACACGCCTACGGCCACGGTAGAATATGCCTCTGAAAAGCAGCTCAGTGCAATCTCAATCACCGACCACGATTCATTTGATGGGTTGCCCGAGGCAGCCATCCGTGCCAAAGAACTGGGAATTGAATTGATTAACGGTATCGAATTGTCGTGCACGCATGAGGAATCTGACATACATATGTTGGCCTATTTCGTCGATCCGTTGTATCATCCATTGTCGGACAAAGTTAAGTACTATCAGGACGAACGCTTGAAGCGGGGGCTCTTGATAGTCCAGAAACTCAATGAAATGGGAATTGACTTGCGAATCGAAACTGTAAAGACGATGGCCGGCAGTGGTGCTGTCGGTCGCGTCCATGTTGCAGACGCATTGGTCAAAGAGGAATATGTCCACACCTTTGACGAAGCATTCAATCGATTCCTTGGTTACCATGCGCCTGCTTATGTGCCCAAGACATTTTTTGACCCAGTCGAGGCAATTTCGCTTGTCCATGATGCCGGCGGTATTGTGGTGATGGCACATCCCGGGACGGCACGGCGCGACGATGCAATTCCATATCTCGCTGAGATTGGAATGGATGGAATTGAAGTCTTTCATTCCAAACATTCACCCGCCCAAGTGCGTCATTACAAAGCAGTCGCTGAAAAACACAAGCTATTGATTTCAGGCGGCTCCGATTGGCACGGTCGCAATGATCCCCGCGCTGATATGGGCAATCAAAAAGTCCCCTACGTAATTCTTTCCCGAATGAGAGACTATCTTGCCAGCAGAAAATCAACCTGA
- a CDS encoding DUF3108 domain-containing protein: MGIAIVVPVAVIILLLSFRGESGAADTTGTPPVPAESLYRQLPNDSFGPGEYLKFSVGYGFVTAGTATLEVRDTSTYNGALCFEIYSETNSNKFFDGFYKVRDTIVCQFDADGLFSHYFFKALHEGSYHSSREISLDYKQRRAITQKGQDHIDTVAISAFSQDVMTAFYYIRTLPLEVGQTVKLNYVDHDSATVMDVRILKRETVDVPAGRFNCIVVEPMLQAAGVFKQEGEVKVWLTDDRLKMPVLMKSKVLVGSIHAELVEFKLGNLNW; encoded by the coding sequence TTGGGAATCGCGATTGTCGTACCAGTCGCTGTGATCATTTTGCTGCTGAGTTTCCGTGGAGAGTCTGGAGCTGCAGACACAACAGGAACGCCGCCCGTACCTGCCGAAAGCCTCTATCGCCAGCTTCCAAATGATTCATTTGGTCCCGGCGAGTACCTGAAATTTAGTGTAGGATATGGCTTCGTCACAGCCGGTACAGCGACGCTTGAAGTTCGCGACACGAGCACTTACAATGGTGCGCTTTGTTTTGAGATTTATTCTGAGACTAATTCCAACAAGTTCTTTGACGGATTCTATAAAGTACGCGATACGATTGTTTGCCAATTCGATGCCGATGGGTTGTTTTCGCACTACTTCTTCAAGGCACTACACGAGGGCTCCTATCACTCTTCAAGAGAGATCAGCCTCGACTACAAACAGCGTCGAGCAATAACTCAGAAGGGGCAGGATCATATCGATACCGTTGCCATTTCCGCATTTTCACAAGATGTCATGACTGCGTTCTATTACATACGAACTCTGCCTTTAGAAGTTGGCCAGACAGTCAAGCTCAATTATGTTGATCATGATTCAGCGACGGTTATGGATGTCAGAATTCTCAAACGCGAAACAGTTGATGTTCCTGCCGGCCGATTCAATTGTATTGTCGTTGAGCCGATGCTTCAGGCGGCAGGCGTATTCAAGCAAGAAGGCGAAGTGAAAGTATGGCTAACAGATGATCGACTCAAGATGCCTGTTCTCATGAAGAGTAAAGTCTTGGTCGGCTCCATCCATGCTGAGTTGGTCGAGTTCAAGCTCGGCAATTTGAATTGGTAG
- the ftcD gene encoding glutamate formimidoyltransferase: MPKIVECVPNFSEGRRPEVLKAITDAITAIPGVVLLDAEMDKDHNRAVVTLAGDPSAVRKGVFEGIKKASQLIDLNTHQGEHPRMGATDVCPFIPISEVTVEECIELAKSLGEQVGRELGIPVYLYEQAATRPDRVSLPDIRNKHGQYEGIKATIQSDDTLIPDFGPRKLHEQAGAIAVGVRLPLIAFNAYLGTNDLKIAQRIAKSIRANTGGFTNCRAMGFEIKDRNCVQVSMNLVNYLQTPIYRVLETIKSEAARWGTFVTSTEIVGLVPNEAIANSARWYLMLENFSKEQILEVKLQQALEEQGSRSGLSTFVESVASSSPAPGGGSVSAAAGSLAAALASMVCRLTIGKKKYADVQDQATAILEKTDTLKDQLYELVARDAASFDALMAAMKLPKETPEQLETRKAAIQQATITATRTPLETMKKSLLAIDLAIQIAEIGNVNSISDAGVGALMAHAAVQGAYYNVQINLPGISDESIKAEIDRESRKVLNEAEIKSKRARDIVIGKIGCPTS; encoded by the coding sequence ATGCCGAAAATAGTCGAGTGTGTTCCGAACTTTTCTGAAGGGCGGCGTCCAGAGGTTCTGAAAGCGATCACCGATGCCATCACAGCGATTCCCGGCGTTGTACTTCTTGATGCCGAGATGGACAAAGACCACAATCGCGCAGTCGTGACTTTGGCGGGTGATCCGTCAGCGGTGAGGAAGGGTGTTTTCGAAGGAATTAAGAAGGCATCGCAGTTGATTGACCTCAACACTCATCAAGGCGAGCATCCACGGATGGGCGCAACTGATGTCTGCCCCTTCATTCCGATAAGCGAAGTCACTGTTGAGGAGTGCATCGAGCTGGCGAAGTCACTCGGGGAGCAAGTCGGTAGAGAGCTTGGAATTCCCGTTTACCTGTATGAACAGGCGGCTACCCGTCCTGACCGAGTGAGTCTGCCTGATATTCGTAACAAGCACGGCCAATATGAAGGGATAAAGGCTACAATCCAGTCAGATGATACTCTCATACCTGATTTTGGTCCGCGCAAATTGCATGAACAAGCCGGGGCGATCGCGGTAGGCGTTAGGCTTCCATTGATTGCATTCAATGCCTATCTCGGAACGAACGATCTAAAGATAGCGCAGCGAATTGCCAAATCGATCCGGGCTAACACCGGTGGATTTACAAATTGTCGCGCTATGGGGTTTGAAATCAAAGACCGCAACTGCGTCCAGGTTTCGATGAATCTTGTCAACTATTTGCAGACACCGATTTATCGAGTGCTGGAAACGATAAAATCCGAAGCCGCCCGTTGGGGGACATTTGTAACATCAACAGAAATCGTCGGACTCGTTCCGAACGAAGCAATCGCCAATTCTGCGCGCTGGTACCTGATGTTGGAAAATTTCAGCAAAGAACAAATCCTGGAAGTAAAACTTCAGCAGGCGCTAGAGGAACAAGGCAGTCGTTCCGGATTGAGTACGTTTGTCGAAAGCGTCGCCTCCAGTTCACCTGCGCCGGGCGGCGGGTCAGTTTCTGCGGCGGCCGGATCACTGGCAGCAGCACTTGCGAGCATGGTATGCCGCTTGACAATTGGTAAGAAGAAGTATGCCGATGTTCAGGATCAAGCGACTGCAATCCTCGAGAAAACCGACACACTGAAGGACCAGTTATACGAACTCGTTGCCCGTGATGCGGCATCGTTTGATGCGCTAATGGCTGCCATGAAACTGCCGAAAGAAACGCCTGAGCAGTTGGAGACTCGCAAAGCGGCGATACAGCAGGCGACAATAACCGCAACGCGCACACCACTGGAAACCATGAAAAAATCACTTCTCGCTATCGATTTGGCGATTCAGATTGCCGAAATTGGTAACGTAAACTCCATAAGCGATGCCGGCGTCGGTGCTCTTATGGCTCATGCAGCGGTCCAGGGCGCTTATTACAACGTCCAGATAAACCTACCGGGTATTTCGGACGAGTCCATTAAGGCAGAAATTGATAGAGAGTCGCGCAAGGTCCTCAACGAAGCCGAGATCAAATCGAAACGTGCTCGTGATATAGTGATCGGAAAAATTGGATGCCCGACAAGCTGA
- a CDS encoding ECF transporter S component, which produces MTTRTVAGIGIFTALAYAGSFVLMVIPNATLSILIVFFAGYCIGRLGGFVTGVVSSALISLFNPYGMVILPLLLAQLSGYSLVGLLGGAFAQRLEPRTSLVYVAVLGSLGVTTALLYHVPVSIVDAWLFGPFRERLIVSLSFVMVTVLSNLVFFVVFFPILAKLQKVVNFSNGR; this is translated from the coding sequence GTGACAACCAGGACAGTCGCTGGCATCGGGATTTTTACGGCTCTGGCATATGCCGGCTCATTCGTCCTGATGGTAATTCCCAATGCGACTCTCTCCATCCTAATAGTGTTCTTTGCCGGATACTGCATCGGCAGGCTTGGCGGATTCGTGACTGGCGTAGTGTCGTCGGCACTCATTTCTCTTTTTAATCCATACGGAATGGTCATCTTGCCACTGCTATTGGCGCAGCTGTCTGGCTATTCTCTCGTCGGCCTACTCGGCGGGGCATTTGCGCAAAGGCTGGAGCCGCGAACCTCACTCGTCTATGTCGCCGTGCTTGGATCCTTAGGCGTGACTACTGCGCTTCTGTACCACGTTCCTGTTTCGATTGTAGATGCGTGGCTGTTCGGGCCGTTTCGAGAAAGGCTAATTGTCTCGCTTTCCTTTGTGATGGTGACCGTACTATCCAATTTGGTCTTCTTTGTGGTGTTCTTCCCAATTCTTGCAAAACTCCAAAAAGTCGTTAACTTTTCCAATGGCCGGTAG